The following coding sequences lie in one Cucurbita pepo subsp. pepo cultivar mu-cu-16 chromosome LG13, ASM280686v2, whole genome shotgun sequence genomic window:
- the LOC111808566 gene encoding phospholipid-transporting ATPase 1-like isoform X2 — translation MATERPLLIISPRTPNTISHDLQKPEPNRLGLFFAMDTPNPNENSASTELDHRSFSRRSQSKSSIREVGSSDFGSRPVRHGSRGADSEALSISQKEISDEDARLIYIDDPEKTNQTFEFARNSIRTGKYSILTFLPRNLFEQFHRIAYIYFLVIAVLNQLPQLAVFGRTVSILPLAFVLLVTAVKDAYEDWRRHRSDKIENNSDSTGVAYLQTLNLDGESNLKTRYAKQETMSKMPDKEKIIGLIKCEKPNRNIYGFQANMEIDGKRLSLGPPNIVLRGCELKNTSWAVGVSVYAGRETKAMLNSSGAPSKRSRLETRMNVEIVMLSLFLIALCTVVCVLAAVWFIRNREDLDILPFFRDKDFSKDPPETYNYYGWGLEAFFVFLMSVIVFQIMIPISLYISMELVRVGQAYFMIQDTQMYDETSNSRFQCRALNINEDLGQIKYVFSDKTGTLTENKMEFRCASIWGVDYGGESTDTLDEQIGYSVRVNGKVLRPKLMVKTDPELLQLSKSGKHTKNGRYIHDFFLALAACNTIVPLITKTCDPSVQLIDYQGESPDEQALVYAAAAYGFMLIERTSGHIVIDIHGEKQRYNVLGIHEFDSDRKRMSVILGCPDMTFKVFVKGADNSMFKVACENLNMDIIQVTKAHLYSYSSKGLRTLVIGMKELSSFDFDKWHSLFEEASTALIGRAAKLRKVASNIENNLLILGASGIEDKLQKGVPEAIEALRTAGIKVWVLTGDKQETAISIGYSSKLLTNKMTQVIINDNSVESCKRRLEDAIIMSKKLAATSGVALDNERSTEVVRTSVALIIDGSRLVHILDGKLEEQLFQLACNCSVVLCCRVAPLQKAGIVALVKRRTSDMTLAIGDGANDVSMIQKADVGVGISGLEGRQAVMASDFAMGQFRFLVPLLLVHGHWNYQRMGYMILYNFYRNAVFVLVLFWYVLFTGYSLTTAINQWSSVLYSIIYTCLPTIVVGILDKDLGRRTLLRSPQLYGAGHRQESYNSGLFWLTMVDTVWQSIAIFFIPLFAFWATPVDISGLGDLWLLATVIVVNLHLAMDVVRWYTLTHAVIWGSTLATVICVIVLDSILSLPGFWAIYHVAGTASFWLCLLSIVVVALLPRLVVKYLYQCYWPCDIQIAREEDKFGRTSEVGAVQTEMVPVLSNPSQL, via the exons ATGGCGACAGAGCGACCGCTATTGATTATATCTCCAAGAACGCCAAACACTATCTCTCACGATTTGCAGAAACCAGAGCCGAACCGACTTGGATTGTTCTTCGCCATGGATACTCCAAATCCTAATGAGAACTCGGCGAGTACCGAACTGGATCATCGCTCATTCTCGCGGCGAAGTCAATCGAAGTCCTCAATTCGTGAAGTCGGTTCCAGTGATTTTGGATCGAGGCCTGTTCGTCATGGGTCTCGAGGTGCCGATTCTGAAGCATTGAGCATATCACAGAAGGAAATCAGTGACGAAGATGCGAGGTTAATATACATCGATGATCCCGAAAAGACGAACCAAACGTTTGAATTCGCTAGAAATTCGATTCGCACCGGCAAGTATTCTATTCTCACTTTTCTGCCCAGGAATCTGTTTGAACAATTTCATAGAATTGCTTATATCTATTTCCTTGTTATTGCTGTTCTTAATCAACTTCCCCAGCTTGCCGTTTTTGGTCGCACTGTCTCCATTTTGCCTTTAGCTTTTGTTCTGCTAGTTACTGCTGTTAAAGATGCATATGAGGATTGGAGAAGGCATCGTTCTGATAAAATTGAGAACAATAG TGATTCTACAGGGGTTGCATATTTGCAGACACTGAATTTGGATGGGGAATCGAATTTGAAAACGCGGTATGCGAAACAGGAGACGATGTCGAAAATGCCCGACAAGGAGAAGATTATTGGGTTGATTAAATGTGAGAAACCCAATAGGAATATCTATGGATTTCAGGCTAATATGGAGATCGATGGGAAACGTCTTTCTCTTGGACCTCCAAACATAGTTCTTCGTGGCTGTGAGCTCAAGAATACGAGCTGGGCTGTTGGCGTTTCGGTTTATGCTGGCCGTGAGACGAAAGCCATGCTTAACAGTTCTGGAGCTCCATCGAAACGAAGCCGACTCGAGACTCGTATGAATGTAGAGATTGTTATGCTGTCTTTATTTCTCATTGCTTTGTGTACTGTTGTTTGTGTTTTGGCTGCAGTTTGGTTCATCAGAAACAGGGAAGATTTGGACATTTTGCCTTTTTTCAGAGATAAGGACTTCTCAAAGGACCCACCTGAAACTTATAATTACTATGGATGGGGATTGGAGGCGTTTTTTGTATTCCTCATGTCAGTCATTGTGTTTCAGATTATGATCCCCATTTCATTATACATTTCAATGGAGCTTGTTCGTGTCGGTCAGGCTTATTTTATGATTCAAGACACGCAAATGTATGATGAAACATCGAATTCGAGATTTCAATGCCGGGCTTTGAACATAAATGAGGATTTAGGACAAATAAAGTATGTGTTTTCGGACAAAACGGGTACCCTTACTGAGAATAAGATGGAGTTTCGATGTGCAAGCATCTGGGGAGTCGATTATGGAGGTGAAAGTACTGATACGCTCGACGAGCAGATCGGATACTCCGTTCGAG TGAATGGAAAGGTTTTGAGACCAAAATTGATGGTGAAAACTGATCCTGAGCTTCTACAGTTATCGAAAAGTGGAAAGCACACTAAGAATGGAAGATATATTCATGATTTCTTCCTTGCATTAGCTGCTTGCAATACCATTGTTCCTCTCATTACCAAAACTTGTGATCCTTCAGTGCAATTGATTGACTACCAAGGGGAGTCTCCAGATGAACAGGCATTGGTTTATGCTGCAGCAGCATATGGTTTTATGCTAATCGAACGAACTTCTGGCCATATAGTTATTGATATACATGGTGAAAAACAAAG GTATAATGTTTTGGGAATACACGAGTTCGATAGCGACAGGAAGCGGATGTCGGTGATATTGGGGTGTCCAGATATGACCTTTAAAGTATTTGTAAAAGGTGCTGATAATTCCATGTTCAAGGTGGCATGTGAAAACCTGAACATGGATATCATTCAGGTGACTAAAGCTCATCTGTATTCATACTCATCAAAGGGTCTCAGAACACTGGTTATTGGGATGAAAGAACTCAGTTCCTTTGACTTTGATAAATGGCACTCGCTGTTTGAGGAAGCAAGTACCGCTTTGATTGGCAGGGCTGCTAAGCTTCGCAAGGTTGCCAGCAACATAGAAAACAATCTCTTGATATTAGGAGCCTCAGGCATTGAAGATAAGTTACAAAAAGGTGTGCCAGAAGCCATAGAAGCTTTAAGAACTGCAGGAATTAAAGTATGGGTTTTGACTGGAGACAAGCAAGAAACTGCCATATCAATAGGTTACTCCTCAAAGCTCTTGACAAACAAGATGACCCAAGTTATAATTAACGACAACTCGGTAGAATCGTGCAAAAGGAGGTTAGAAGATGCAATAATCATGTCGAAGAAGCTTGCTGCTACCTCAGGCGTTGCACTGGATAATGAAAGAAGTACTGAAGTTGTAAGGACTTCTGTTGCTTTGATCATTGATGGCAGCAGACTCGTTCATATTCTCGACGGTAAACTCGAAGAACAG CTTTTCCAACTCGCTTGCAACTGTTCGGTTGTGTTATGTTGTCGAGTCGCCCCATTGCAAAAGGCTGGAATTGTTGCTCTCGTCAAGAGAAGGACTTCTGATATGACACTTGCCATTGGTGATG GCGCAAATGACGTCTCCATGATCCAAAAGGCAGATGTGGGCGTCGGCATCAGTGGTCTAGAGGGTCGACAAGCTGTCATGGCGTCGGATTTTGCCATGGGGCAATTTCGATTCTTGGTTCCTCTTCTATTGGTCCATGGACATTGGAATTACCAGCGGATGGGCTACATGATCTTGTACAACTTCTACAGAAATGCAGTATTTGTGCTTGTTCTGTTTTG GTACGTGCTCTTTACGGGTTACTCGTTGACGACGGCGATCAACCAATGGAGCAGTGTGCTGTACTCTATAATCTATACTTGTTTGCCCACTATTGTTGTTGGTATTCTTGACAAGGACCTGGGAAGAAGGACTCTTCTTAGGTCCCCTCAACTATATGGGGCTGGCCATAGACAGGAGAGCTACAACTCTGGGTTGTTTTGGTTAACAATGGTTGACACTGTGTGGCAAAGCATTGCTATTTTCTTCATCCCCCTCTTTGCATTTTGGGCTACCCCCGTCGACATCTCGGGCCTTGGAGATCTCTGGCTACTCGCCACGGTCATTGTCGTCAACTTGCACTTGGCAATGGACGTGGTTCGATGGTATACTCTCACCCATGCTGTGATCTGGGGATCCACACTCGCAACTGTCATTTGTGTCATTGTTCTTGATTCGATATTGTCACTTCCCGGTTTCTG GGCGATATATCACGTGGCGGGCACGGCCTCGTTTTGGCTATGTTTGTTATCTATCGTCGTAGTAGCACTACTTCCCCGTCTTGTCGTAAAATACCTTTATCAATGTTACTGGCCATGTGACATCCAGATAGCAAGAGAGGAGGATAAATTTGGAAGGACAAGCGAGGTGGGAGCTGTACAAACAGAGATGGTGCCAGTTCTCAGCAATCCTTCACAACTTTGA
- the LOC111808566 gene encoding phospholipid-transporting ATPase 1-like isoform X1 — MATERPLLIISPRTPNTISHDLQKPEPNRLGLFFAMDTPNPNENSASTELDHRSFSRRSQSKSSIREVGSSDFGSRPVRHGSRGADSEALSISQKEISDEDARLIYIDDPEKTNQTFEFARNSIRTGKYSILTFLPRNLFEQFHRIAYIYFLVIAVLNQLPQLAVFGRTVSILPLAFVLLVTAVKDAYEDWRRHRSDKIENNRLASVLVDGQFQMKKWKHIRVGEIIKISANDTIPCDMVLLSTSDSTGVAYLQTLNLDGESNLKTRYAKQETMSKMPDKEKIIGLIKCEKPNRNIYGFQANMEIDGKRLSLGPPNIVLRGCELKNTSWAVGVSVYAGRETKAMLNSSGAPSKRSRLETRMNVEIVMLSLFLIALCTVVCVLAAVWFIRNREDLDILPFFRDKDFSKDPPETYNYYGWGLEAFFVFLMSVIVFQIMIPISLYISMELVRVGQAYFMIQDTQMYDETSNSRFQCRALNINEDLGQIKYVFSDKTGTLTENKMEFRCASIWGVDYGGESTDTLDEQIGYSVRVNGKVLRPKLMVKTDPELLQLSKSGKHTKNGRYIHDFFLALAACNTIVPLITKTCDPSVQLIDYQGESPDEQALVYAAAAYGFMLIERTSGHIVIDIHGEKQRYNVLGIHEFDSDRKRMSVILGCPDMTFKVFVKGADNSMFKVACENLNMDIIQVTKAHLYSYSSKGLRTLVIGMKELSSFDFDKWHSLFEEASTALIGRAAKLRKVASNIENNLLILGASGIEDKLQKGVPEAIEALRTAGIKVWVLTGDKQETAISIGYSSKLLTNKMTQVIINDNSVESCKRRLEDAIIMSKKLAATSGVALDNERSTEVVRTSVALIIDGSRLVHILDGKLEEQLFQLACNCSVVLCCRVAPLQKAGIVALVKRRTSDMTLAIGDGANDVSMIQKADVGVGISGLEGRQAVMASDFAMGQFRFLVPLLLVHGHWNYQRMGYMILYNFYRNAVFVLVLFWYVLFTGYSLTTAINQWSSVLYSIIYTCLPTIVVGILDKDLGRRTLLRSPQLYGAGHRQESYNSGLFWLTMVDTVWQSIAIFFIPLFAFWATPVDISGLGDLWLLATVIVVNLHLAMDVVRWYTLTHAVIWGSTLATVICVIVLDSILSLPGFWAIYHVAGTASFWLCLLSIVVVALLPRLVVKYLYQCYWPCDIQIAREEDKFGRTSEVGAVQTEMVPVLSNPSQL; from the exons ATGGCGACAGAGCGACCGCTATTGATTATATCTCCAAGAACGCCAAACACTATCTCTCACGATTTGCAGAAACCAGAGCCGAACCGACTTGGATTGTTCTTCGCCATGGATACTCCAAATCCTAATGAGAACTCGGCGAGTACCGAACTGGATCATCGCTCATTCTCGCGGCGAAGTCAATCGAAGTCCTCAATTCGTGAAGTCGGTTCCAGTGATTTTGGATCGAGGCCTGTTCGTCATGGGTCTCGAGGTGCCGATTCTGAAGCATTGAGCATATCACAGAAGGAAATCAGTGACGAAGATGCGAGGTTAATATACATCGATGATCCCGAAAAGACGAACCAAACGTTTGAATTCGCTAGAAATTCGATTCGCACCGGCAAGTATTCTATTCTCACTTTTCTGCCCAGGAATCTGTTTGAACAATTTCATAGAATTGCTTATATCTATTTCCTTGTTATTGCTGTTCTTAATCAACTTCCCCAGCTTGCCGTTTTTGGTCGCACTGTCTCCATTTTGCCTTTAGCTTTTGTTCTGCTAGTTACTGCTGTTAAAGATGCATATGAGGATTGGAGAAGGCATCGTTCTGATAAAATTGAGAACAATAGGTTAGCTTCAGTTTTAGTAGATGGTCAGTTTcaaatgaagaaatggaagcaTATAAGAGTTGGTGAGATCATTAAGATTAGTGCAAATGATACCATTCCTTGTGACATGGTGCTTCTTTCTACCAGTGATTCTACAGGGGTTGCATATTTGCAGACACTGAATTTGGATGGGGAATCGAATTTGAAAACGCGGTATGCGAAACAGGAGACGATGTCGAAAATGCCCGACAAGGAGAAGATTATTGGGTTGATTAAATGTGAGAAACCCAATAGGAATATCTATGGATTTCAGGCTAATATGGAGATCGATGGGAAACGTCTTTCTCTTGGACCTCCAAACATAGTTCTTCGTGGCTGTGAGCTCAAGAATACGAGCTGGGCTGTTGGCGTTTCGGTTTATGCTGGCCGTGAGACGAAAGCCATGCTTAACAGTTCTGGAGCTCCATCGAAACGAAGCCGACTCGAGACTCGTATGAATGTAGAGATTGTTATGCTGTCTTTATTTCTCATTGCTTTGTGTACTGTTGTTTGTGTTTTGGCTGCAGTTTGGTTCATCAGAAACAGGGAAGATTTGGACATTTTGCCTTTTTTCAGAGATAAGGACTTCTCAAAGGACCCACCTGAAACTTATAATTACTATGGATGGGGATTGGAGGCGTTTTTTGTATTCCTCATGTCAGTCATTGTGTTTCAGATTATGATCCCCATTTCATTATACATTTCAATGGAGCTTGTTCGTGTCGGTCAGGCTTATTTTATGATTCAAGACACGCAAATGTATGATGAAACATCGAATTCGAGATTTCAATGCCGGGCTTTGAACATAAATGAGGATTTAGGACAAATAAAGTATGTGTTTTCGGACAAAACGGGTACCCTTACTGAGAATAAGATGGAGTTTCGATGTGCAAGCATCTGGGGAGTCGATTATGGAGGTGAAAGTACTGATACGCTCGACGAGCAGATCGGATACTCCGTTCGAG TGAATGGAAAGGTTTTGAGACCAAAATTGATGGTGAAAACTGATCCTGAGCTTCTACAGTTATCGAAAAGTGGAAAGCACACTAAGAATGGAAGATATATTCATGATTTCTTCCTTGCATTAGCTGCTTGCAATACCATTGTTCCTCTCATTACCAAAACTTGTGATCCTTCAGTGCAATTGATTGACTACCAAGGGGAGTCTCCAGATGAACAGGCATTGGTTTATGCTGCAGCAGCATATGGTTTTATGCTAATCGAACGAACTTCTGGCCATATAGTTATTGATATACATGGTGAAAAACAAAG GTATAATGTTTTGGGAATACACGAGTTCGATAGCGACAGGAAGCGGATGTCGGTGATATTGGGGTGTCCAGATATGACCTTTAAAGTATTTGTAAAAGGTGCTGATAATTCCATGTTCAAGGTGGCATGTGAAAACCTGAACATGGATATCATTCAGGTGACTAAAGCTCATCTGTATTCATACTCATCAAAGGGTCTCAGAACACTGGTTATTGGGATGAAAGAACTCAGTTCCTTTGACTTTGATAAATGGCACTCGCTGTTTGAGGAAGCAAGTACCGCTTTGATTGGCAGGGCTGCTAAGCTTCGCAAGGTTGCCAGCAACATAGAAAACAATCTCTTGATATTAGGAGCCTCAGGCATTGAAGATAAGTTACAAAAAGGTGTGCCAGAAGCCATAGAAGCTTTAAGAACTGCAGGAATTAAAGTATGGGTTTTGACTGGAGACAAGCAAGAAACTGCCATATCAATAGGTTACTCCTCAAAGCTCTTGACAAACAAGATGACCCAAGTTATAATTAACGACAACTCGGTAGAATCGTGCAAAAGGAGGTTAGAAGATGCAATAATCATGTCGAAGAAGCTTGCTGCTACCTCAGGCGTTGCACTGGATAATGAAAGAAGTACTGAAGTTGTAAGGACTTCTGTTGCTTTGATCATTGATGGCAGCAGACTCGTTCATATTCTCGACGGTAAACTCGAAGAACAG CTTTTCCAACTCGCTTGCAACTGTTCGGTTGTGTTATGTTGTCGAGTCGCCCCATTGCAAAAGGCTGGAATTGTTGCTCTCGTCAAGAGAAGGACTTCTGATATGACACTTGCCATTGGTGATG GCGCAAATGACGTCTCCATGATCCAAAAGGCAGATGTGGGCGTCGGCATCAGTGGTCTAGAGGGTCGACAAGCTGTCATGGCGTCGGATTTTGCCATGGGGCAATTTCGATTCTTGGTTCCTCTTCTATTGGTCCATGGACATTGGAATTACCAGCGGATGGGCTACATGATCTTGTACAACTTCTACAGAAATGCAGTATTTGTGCTTGTTCTGTTTTG GTACGTGCTCTTTACGGGTTACTCGTTGACGACGGCGATCAACCAATGGAGCAGTGTGCTGTACTCTATAATCTATACTTGTTTGCCCACTATTGTTGTTGGTATTCTTGACAAGGACCTGGGAAGAAGGACTCTTCTTAGGTCCCCTCAACTATATGGGGCTGGCCATAGACAGGAGAGCTACAACTCTGGGTTGTTTTGGTTAACAATGGTTGACACTGTGTGGCAAAGCATTGCTATTTTCTTCATCCCCCTCTTTGCATTTTGGGCTACCCCCGTCGACATCTCGGGCCTTGGAGATCTCTGGCTACTCGCCACGGTCATTGTCGTCAACTTGCACTTGGCAATGGACGTGGTTCGATGGTATACTCTCACCCATGCTGTGATCTGGGGATCCACACTCGCAACTGTCATTTGTGTCATTGTTCTTGATTCGATATTGTCACTTCCCGGTTTCTG GGCGATATATCACGTGGCGGGCACGGCCTCGTTTTGGCTATGTTTGTTATCTATCGTCGTAGTAGCACTACTTCCCCGTCTTGTCGTAAAATACCTTTATCAATGTTACTGGCCATGTGACATCCAGATAGCAAGAGAGGAGGATAAATTTGGAAGGACAAGCGAGGTGGGAGCTGTACAAACAGAGATGGTGCCAGTTCTCAGCAATCCTTCACAACTTTGA